The DNA region aGTTATAtaaagatggttttttttgttaattgttttttgctttcaataCTTTGACTTCAGTGTGAAGTATCGAAGaacattttgaatattaaattaaaaattgatgttacaaaataaatttgtagattattgtttcaaaaaattaaaaataaagagacagattttttttttaaaaaaaaaaaacccattttcattttttagagTGAAAGCTTCAATTTGATactttaagttttaattaatgtattatTTGGTCTCTTTTGTTTTAGCTTCTTATATTTTGATCtcaaacttcattttctttatatttcaatcCCTAGatgttaagaaaagaaagagaaagtcaataaaaaaaatttgatgagagTGAAATTGTTTGGTCGATAATAAAATAAGCTAATCTTTGAGTTAAATgatttcatctttgaaaatgAAGTTTAATGAAGATGGTGTTATCATTTAATCATACTGGAAAAGTAGATAGGGGTCCatagaattttttattcatttattatgtttttagagTGATTAGAGGATGTTTTGTGgttgaaaatagatttattgaagtttctagaatttttttgaagtgaaaaaaagttgaaaaaaaggtttttgtGATCCAAAAACTCGGACTAGTCACTAGATATGATCAAAAAATTGTTTAGCAGGCAACATGtcacttattaaaaaaaagaagaaaaagaagctaaagtagatgactttttttaaaaaaaattaataaaccaaGCTTGACTTTCCAAGCTAAGCAACAAATAGACCTACCTTATCAAGCTTAGCacctccttgtttttttttttactctttgtttaattttaattttaattaataccctctttcctttttaaattgtttagtttattttaaaaaaaaataattttttttctcaatattagAATACTTCAAagagattattgtaatttaattttaaaatcttttttatgtagataagctttgtttttcatgataaaataatataaattattttttcttaactttaatATAACTATAAATGATACTGTGACAAGCAAATAGATAGATTACAAACCCTTGCCGAGAACGGATGAGCAAATTGCTTCAATCAATAGCGGAAGAGCCAAGCATTCGCATTTCTTGTGATGGCTATAAGGTGGCAATTACATCACAAGCTATCACGGGGGAAAGAGAGAGTCATCCTGCCATGGTTAACTCACCTGTTCGCCAAtcaaatcaagcccaacaactagaaaactgATCCCTTGAAATAATAAGAAGTAGAAGTGAATTCCTTGGGCAGATAACAAGCTTCTCAACGAGGCGGTTAGCAGTATCAATGCCAGAGCAAGTTCCTTCCTATACAAAcggttccttttctttttcccagtTTTCTTGGTTGTTCCTATCTTGTTCAGCTCATCCAGGCCTGATTCTGAGGATAACCTGTGGAGACTAGTAGTTTCTACCACCAAAGGGTCAAATTCCTTTTCAGATAATGCaactaagagggtgtttggcagtgtggtagctgttgcttttcaaatagcttttcgtgtcgaaaaacatgcaaataatgttttttcattttttaaaaatcatttttgatatcagcacatcaaaacgatctaaaaagtacaaaccgcactcaattttagcaaaaaaaaaaaatttgaaaatttccaaaaagcaggttcaacctcaatgccaaacaccctctaagtcTGTCTCTGATGATCTTCCTAATTTCTTTGTAACTACCCACTCGCAAGAACTTCCTAACCGAAACAATCCTAATATCATGGCATTGAATTTGGTCACGAATATGGTGTTCTCAAACAAAAGGTATGGGACTATAAAGAGGAATGATCGTGGTCCTGGGAGGATATTCAATATAGACATAATTCTCAGGACATAACAAACAACCCAAGCTGGTAGCTGCGCTTCTGGCAGGAACATGGTAAGTGGGAGAATGATGCAGAAGAGAGTGAATGAATAGGAAGGCAGGATGAGCTTCCGTagtaagaagaaaagaaatatcatGTTCGCTTTCTTGCCAAAAGACACTTGTATTGGAAATGAAGTATTTTAGGTTGTGTTGCGATGTTGCGACTgtacaaattaattatcctaacttcaaacacaacacataaGATAGTATATAACAAGCAAGGgatcgatcccacgaggaaggttcaagtaagatttttatactagatgatatgcaatttgaaaggggtttggatgttatctaggctaaaacaaaagaaaacataaaactatcaaacgaaatttaataaaattaaaaaattatcaagagaacaaatcttgatcgcaagcacacatctacctatagaaatcagaactgatcatggaaacgaaacatcaatttatattttgaatatttatatcttcttaacattggttagttaacggatccgccatataactaaccctaaccatcaaacaaccacagtatccgtactagtaatttaattcaatgacagccttaagaactagataagtttattaatcaataaaacataattgtccgcagtctatgtttgatttgattgaatgttctccctaagattaataacgtagatccaccacaattattaaactcaattgcttcacaagttcatataccataaCTTTGGTTTTAATATCAAACTTAGTaatagattgtctacaataaaaacttagaatccgctctagcaattaaaataaacaatcataggaaaaataagcataggagaacaaacatattcatcatataaactgaaaagaaaaggaaaaataaatctcacagttcttaaaatccgaaggttttcgtgtccttgcaaccaagaaaacgagtttaactttgcatgtttgttgaatgactaataaaaaagatggaggaatgcatgatttcaggtttcttagagtagagggcgtttttctcctcttggctggctgccccccttcttttctctcattctttttatatcctatgaaaccctagtctctattttacaaaatagtcttCTCTTAAGTAGATTGTTTacatttaaatacttcaataaCCATTTTcctataaaagaagaaatagtcttgcatgaaatcttcaagctttgacttagaggagctaaattgctgaaataaaaacttggatatcggtttacatgcttcggaacgtaatttggactcgtttcttcaagaaacctgtttgctggcagaattcagttgtcatctttgaaaaatcatatctccctcatatgacatcgttttttgCAGAAATTCAGagcgtttataggcctttgagtcaagaatccaacaaaattgagtttgcatcaattggacttctgtagctccagatattcaagtcggaatgaccaaacgtcaacattggcagattgcgagatttgactttgaaagctgcgatttccattgtcttccttattttattgtcttgccttagatgtccagaaaggtatggatgctagctttttaatgccactggaatcacttcattttgatcTTTAAAGCTCACGTTATGTACAAAACATCGATTGAAGGTCAAATATGTCAAATACATCTAATTTACTCCcctttgcatctttcatccaaaagtgccttcaaaacataaaataaaaaatattaaggcattttatatataaaacatatgcaaaacactagttaaatgtgagtgaaactatcaaataatatggttgcatcaggTTGTTAATAGAGTTGAAAAGATTCACTTTCAAAAGTCAACACccaaaaatatgatttgatggAAATGATCATTACAAGAGAGCTTATTCGGcagataatttttgttttttgtcattttttatttcactggGATGAGGAACCTAGATAGCTGAATATTTCTGAATTTTGTCTCTCTAATGATTGGGAAAAAGACTTGGCATGTCAATGTAGTAAACAAAGAAGCTAAATTCTATGGTCAAGTTTTGCAAGTCCAATCTTCCTCTCCACAATCCTGAAGTTGCAGGACCAGgactaatttttctaattttaggaGTTTATGTATTGCCAAGTTCCCAATTGATCAGTCGAGAGTATAAATTAGCATAGGAGCACATGCATTATGGCCTACAAGGTTATAGAAGTGTTGTTACATAGATTCTCTCCCTAATAAATAACAActtggggattttttttttgataaaaaagaagattttttcGAGAGAAGATAAGGACATGCACCAGAATGAGGGACATTGAGACATCCTCCATGACAATAAAAACCACAGAATAAGcataacaaaactaaaaatacaatGCTTTCTCTATATCTGCTTAAGAAGCAACATTAAAGGAACCAATAGCCGATCACCAAAAAGACATTAGAGCACTGACATGGTGTTTTATTTTAGGTAGAAAAACCTCCTGATTAATCTCATGGAACAAGAGCCGTTTAGACCATGAAGAAACATGAAGCTCAACGTAACCTTCATATGAACACGAATTTTCTTAAATCCATCAAGATATTTAGACATAAATGATATGCTCAACAACCAGCCACTATAAGTAGTTTGATTGACTGCTATAAGGTCAGTATCTATGGTTCTGCATCCACCAGGGAATGCCATGGTCTCTGGTCCACTTTTTCATGGTATTAATAGCATTTGAAATCCTTGGAAGCcgaaatatataaacaaatacatGCATAAAAAACTGTGAAACTGGAAGTCAAACAACTATGTTTTAGTCACAGTATCTTGCAAGCCTAGTCCAGCTCTAGACAATTCATTATTTCCCTTTAAATTTTTCCATGTCAAGATAAATACTTTTGTCTGTGTACAAAACACCCTACTTTTCTGCTAGGAAGAGTATATTATGTGCACCAGAAATGACATCCAAGAACTTTCTGGTTTCAAAAGATATAAAGACatcttttctagaaaaaaaaaaaaaggacttcaatatctatcaaatataaatgataGCAAGAGGAGGGGAAAGCTTCAGTACCTTTGCACAAAGTATGTCAACAAAGCAAAAACAGAACAACTGCATTGGACCTGAATGCCAGCGATGTTGCTGTTTTTTGTATGCCTCATAGGACTCTGGAAGTTCACAAAGGCACtgcaaaatgataaataattttattagattgATTATCCACCCCCAAATGTATAAAGTGACACTAAAAACTTTAATTCCATGACAAACCTTAACATCATTCAAATATATGAACTTCCATCCACAAAGATGAGCACGAACAGCAATATCCATGTCTTCAACTGTTGTCCGTTCCAACCAACCACCACAGTCTTCAAGGGCTTTAATCCTCCATACACCAGCTGTTccattaaaaccaaaaaagttgATGAAAACACCATTCACCTGTTGCTCAACCTCAAAGTGGAATGATAAGTTTATGTTCTGTAGTCTTGTAAGCAAGTTTTCATCCTTGTTTACAAATGCCCACCTTGCTTGGACCAATGCTAGGTCATCCTTCCCCTTCAAATTCAGAAAAGCAAAGAACAAGGACAAAGAATTTCTCATCAGAACAGAAAGTAAAGCTAAGTTTTCATTGATCCTCTTACATGCAATCCATCTGAGTAAATGTAACtttaaggaaatgaaatgagaaACCAGCCAACTGATCATGTGTTGCCTGTTGCAAATTGATATGTATAAATTATACGTGAATGTAAAAATGGAGTATTGACACCCATAATTATGAGGCATAGCACTGcattaaaactattttacaaGATCCAGGGAAGGGAACTTTATTTATAAACTGAGGTCTGTAATTTAACAAACAAATTCCTGTTTGGAATACACTAAAAATTTTAGCActcagtatttttttaatgatacgTTTCCTTCAGGCAGATTAAATTAACTAGTGAAAGAGAGATAGGGAGTTTCCCATGCAACTAAATGATGTCAAAGTTAAATTTGTTGCAACATGCAATGATGTTATTCAAGGTCATTGATAAAATCATGTAACTTTCAAGGGGTGCCAATCAGATTGGCCAGATTGTATAAAAACACTGTAAACCACCCAAGTTGGACCTCCTATGTGTTCagttagaaaaggttttgaattgctttcttttaaaattttactaaatCGTTGTAACAATGCAAATCATTCTTTGATATAAAGCACAGCAGCGAAATTAGAAAGGCGCCAACTTCAGAAGGTTACCAGAATCAACCAATTGGAATCTCCACAGTGCAAACATCAAAACTAATTATGTAACTTTGTGCCAAGTGGAATAATTGCAGATATACCAAATCAAGGATATAAGAGAACTTGAACTGATATACAGTTTCTGACAAACTAATCACACCTGGATCATAAATTTACCTTGAAGTGAGGAATAGTTTTCTTCAAGAAATCAGGTCCTGGCTGAAAATCAGCATCAAATATTGCTACAAACTCATAATCTTTTACATAATCACAGCTCATTGCAGATTTCAGGTTCCCAGCCTTGTAGCCTGTGTGTATAAGACGGTGCCTATACAATATATGCACACCCCTTTGTTGCCATTTCTGTACTTCAGCCTTGATAAGGAGTTGAGCATCTAACTCATCAGAATCATCCAAAACCTGTATAAGCATTCTCTCCTTTTGCCAGTCCTGGATACAGCAGGCTGCAATAGATTGTTGGTAAACCTGCATGctaaattatgattatttcGAAATTTCTGGTTGATAGGAGAAAATGACAGGATAAAAACAAGGCAAAAACAATCCTTGTGAAGTGAAACTAAAACAAACTACTTTGTGGAGAGTACAAAATCAAACCAAGGAAAGACTTGAGAGGTTTTCTAACAAAATGTTTcgtgtttttcttctctctaaTTTGTTATATCTCATTTCTGCTATGTTTGGATATGTGGTTCACAAATACAGCATAATGATTAAACAAATTAGAACATCCTTGGAAGCGAAGCGGAGCTCACCAGTCACTACTCCCACCATTTGTGTTGAAATTCATTGacaaaacaagaagataaaTGAAACCATAATGCAGCATTACTTACACAGCTTACCATATAAACTACCAAAAATTAGCACTAATTGTCGAGAAATGTTAATCTCTGAAGTGCACTCAAGTTGGCATCTTTAAGACTTAATCCTGTTAAGAGGTAGCTAGTCACATACCACAATGCTAAACTTCAAATGTTCATTAAAACTAACACAATTTATCACTTGTTGAAGCAAAATCAAATCTGCAATCACATTTaatcctaaaaattaaaaaaaaaaaaaaaaagagctactACCATCCCTAATTATCAATACACAACACACTGaagaattcaacaaattaaacattTCCAATATTTGAAGCGAAATAAACTTGTACTAATAACTAATTAATCCACCAAGAAACAGAGTGACGAAACTGAAAAAAGTTTTGAGGATAAGAAACCTACATTTGCTTACCTCCCTCTCATTGCACATTGGAATCTGCACCAAAACCATCGGGTAATCCTCCACATTCTCCCTACCAACATATTCCGCCGCCGCCGCCGGCCTCAATTTCCTAAACTTGATCCAAAAACACCCTACTATCAACACAATACGATCTACCGACTGtattaaaaacaagataatacACAGATTCGTCAAGCTCTGCAGCGGCGGCGCCAAGTAATTCGCCCTTATTTCCAACCACTTGGCATAGGCTCTCTCCACCGCGGCCTCCGCCAACTCCACCGACGGGGGACTGAAATGCCATCCC from Populus alba chromosome 14, ASM523922v2, whole genome shotgun sequence includes:
- the LOC118039425 gene encoding probable xyloglucan glycosyltransferase 6, with the protein product MLLCVELIAYLKGWHFSPPSVELAEAAVERAYAKWLEIRANYLAPPLQSLTNLCIILFLIQSVDRIVLIVGCFWIKFRKLRPAAAAEYVGRENVEDYPMVLVQIPMCNEREVYQQSIAACCIQDWQKERMLIQVLDDSDELDAQLLIKAEVQKWQQRGVHILYRHRLIHTGYKAGNLKSAMSCDYVKDYEFVAIFDADFQPGPDFLKKTIPHFKGKDDLALVQARWAFVNKDENLLTRLQNINLSFHFEVEQQVNGVFINFFGFNGTAGVWRIKALEDCGGWLERTTVEDMDIAVRAHLCGWKFIYLNDVKCLCELPESYEAYKKQQHRWHSGPMQLFCFCFVDILCAKALLDERCKGE